ACGGGGAGATTTTTCTGTTGTAGAGTGCGGATCCAAAAGTTCGTTTTCAGATTTAAGACTTCTTCTGTGAGCTTTTCCTCCGGAGCCTCTCATCTgtgccctccctctccccctccctccccagcccagctcagGTTGAAACTTTGCAGCGTGCAATCACTTCTTCCCCTCCAGGGATGGCTCTGAGCTCTCGAGCGCACGCCTTCTCCGTGGAGGCCTTAATGGGGCGACCCAGCAAAAGAAAAGCTCAAGACCCAAGAGAGGAGATGCAGCCTGAGCTGCAGGAGGAGCAGTttgtggaggaaggggaggagatacTGAGGAGCCCTTCTGGGGACAGTCAGCAGCCCGGTAAGTACACTCAAGCAGCTCCGGTGCGGTACCCCGAGCGCTTCTCTCCTGCGcgcactggctggctggctagataTTCTTTGCCTGTTCTTTGCACAGCAGCAAGGATGTCCTGGCATGGCCGGCTCCACAAGTCGGGTTGTGGATTGTGGAACACATTAGCCACCtgactttaaaacaaattttagagAGTCTGAATTTCACTAGAAGTGCTATGGTTTGTTTGCAATGAAAAAGAGGGTGCCACTTGGTTTTAGAGGAGTGATTCACACACCTCTTACAAAATCCTAAGAGTCAAATTTGGCTGTTGTTAGTAAGAAGCAGGGTTTCCCCAAAAAGCCCAAGAAAATCTACCTTTAGGTTCAGTTTATGGCAGGTTGGGGTAGAGAGAATTTTAAGTGCCCCACCTTTCATGGGATGCGAAAGTTTCTTCattaagaaatcacaaaggattTTGTGGGGAACATCAGACTTCctgggaagtggggtgggggagactttCAGTTCAAAGATAGTCTCCTGAGAAAAGGATGTGTGCAACTTCCCAAACTCTCAAATCCCCTGTCTAGCAGAAAAGCGACTCAAGGAAGAATCTTCAAAAACTGTTTTCTCCCACTCTGAGGAGAGCAACAGCCAGAAAAGTCTGCAAGAAGAAAGTGTTATCCAAGTGGAGCTTCAGGGATCTGACCTATGGAAGAGATTCCACGACATTGGCACTGAGATGATCATTACCAAGGCGGGCAGGTTCGTTCAGCTGGGTCAGTGACTTCCCTGAAtcacacacagtaggcacttcAGGAAGAGAATCCAGTTTTGGTAATGTGAGGCTCCTCCCCCTTCACATTCCTTGGCAGAAGTTAGAAAGCCACAGATTACTCCATCTATTGCTCTGAGAAGTACCTAGCTGCATCAAATGGTCTACTCCTATTTTCTGATACATCCTTACTCCAAGGACTCACTCTTCCAATTCCTGCCTGTGTACTGTATGCAAAAATCCAGATCTGTGTAGGCAAGCAAGTGCCAGTTGTCCCTCCAACTTCTTATTGTTGTGGCCAGCCTCTCAGTACAAGCCTAGAAAATAATACTGGATCCACCATCCTCCAGCATCCCATTCCAGGCTCACTCCACGAGGAAGTCAGCCTTTCCACAAGCTAATCCTTAGGGTGCTTCCTAACGATTCTTCTTAATTTCAACCATTTACAAATCTACCTCATGTGCCCTTCTtctaaatacagaaaagaaacaaaacctgtcctacttgctttcttataattttaataCGGCATGGGAGGTCATGGATGAAGATCTTTCATAAAGATATTCTACGCCACTAGAAAATCTCAGACTTGTTAAATCAACTATCTTTTTCTTACATAACAAATGCCATTCCCTGAGCACATCATGGAAAGAGAAGAGTTCTGACTTTATTTGTCCACAACTCATCTTCCTTCACAACAACTCTATTATAGCACACCTCATGTTCTAGTTTCTCACCAaatccctatttttttttcccacagacgCATGTTTCCTTCTGTTCGGATTAAGGTGAAAGGGATGGACCCTGTGAAGCAGTACTATGTGATTTTGGACGTGGTACCAGTGGATTCCAAACGCTATAGGTAACTTGGTAGACAAGGGGATAGTCCAGCTTACATAGTTAAGATCCAAATGGGCTGAGGGCACCATGGATCTTGCAGCTTGACACCTGacagcagaattttttttttttttaagtgtacatAGTGAGGAGGGAGAATTGCTCATCCTTGGACTTTGATAGTTGAATCTGGGTTCAAAGTGAAGGAAGTGCTGGTCTTTTCTATCCCCTCCTCCTGGAAGTTTATGTTAAATGGCTCTGTATTGTGCCTTCTGCCTACCCACTCTTTGTGCCTTAGATATGTAGGCTGTGGTTGATTTGTACTCTGGCATCCTGGAGGCAAGCAGTTTGAAAAAATCGGGAAAAATGCCTTAGACTCAAGGTGGAACAGGCTATAATCTGGTCAGGTTCTCAAAAGCTGCCATGATTTGCCCAAACCTAGCGGTAGGGTCCTGAGGTTAGGATTAAGTTTTCGCCCATCTGTTGTCCTCTTTTTAGATTTTTACCTGATGGGATGGCAGGATTCAGACAGTGCTAGGTATCAATTTTGCTTTTCACTTGAAGCCCTTAACGAGGCTGGATCAAATATGTACAAATCAGAACCTTTTGAGCTAGCAGCTTAAGAAGCTCTGTCCTGCGGACGTTTTTGACTGGGGACTCTGGAAGTGAAGGGGAGGGTAATGTGAAAACAGCCCAAAGTAAGCCACTTGCAGTCAACCTTGGGCGCCTGTGGTGCGTGGCCCTAGCAGGGGAGCCCATTTAGCTTCATAGCTGCTTCTCAAGGCAAGAAAGTGCCACTCACCAGCAAGCTGTAACCTCCTCAGCCAGGGAACAGAAGCGGCTGCTTGGATTTCGCCTTGTTCTGGCGCTAGTTTAGGTGGGGGGAATGCTGAGCAAAACACAGTTTGAGATTGAAAACAGTTTAGAAAAATCAGCCCGCAGGACGCGCGGGGCGGAGTTCCTTTGGAGTTTTCTGCTGTGAAGTTTAATTGGCAAAGGAGTtcgtagcaaaaaaaaaaacaaacaaaaaaaaaaaaaaacaaagcggGCTTTAACTAAAACTATTAAGCGTGGGCAGGGCAGACATTGCTTCACCCTCTGTTTCTTTCCTCGCGGTTGCTTCTTGTTCTCTTGTCATTCGTGAATTGTTTTAGGCATCGCTGCAGTGGGAAAATAAATCAGATTGCTGCTCCAGTTTTTGTGAAGAAATTCCGGACTCATATCCCACGCCATTTTTTACTCGTCCGGACATTTCATTGCATTTTGATGGCATATGCATATTTACTGATCGTTTGTTcgttcattcttttgtttgtgtgttgccCTTGAACACTCTTTGAAAATGAAGTTAGAACTTCTGCTTATTTACTACTTTTTGGGATAggcattttcatttttgataagGCTCTTAGGTGGAGAAGTCTGAAGTCTCCCATCCTGCTTTGTGCTGGCTGAGCCTAAAGCCACActtcactcattcatttttttttattccctcaGGTATGTGTATCACAGCTCACAGTGGATGGTAGCTGGAAATACTGACCATTCGTGCATAACTCCCAGATTCTATGTCCACCCGGACTCCCCTtgctcaggagaaaactggatgCGTCAAATCATCTCTTTTGATCGAGTGAAACTCACCAACAATGAGATGGATGACAAGGGCCATGTAAGTGAGCACAATGTTTCTCCTAGAGGAGGTAAGTGCTAAGGCTCCTGGTGAGAGGGAGTCCTCAAGAGGTCACTTCTTTGTAAGTGTTGAATGTTTTGAGAGGAAAGCTCTTGGATCTGTAAGTCATAGACCACAAAGGGCTCCTCTAATCTGAGTGCTGGGTTCCTGAAGGACTGAATGCAGAGAGCTTAAGGGTCCAAAGACCCCAAAGAAGAGAGCAGTTTATGCTAAAGAGAATGTGTCCTACCCTGGAGAATGGGAGGGAACACTTCACAGGGCTGTGGGCTTCTATCTTCCTTAGAGCCCACACATTTGTTATATGGGTACCTTTGATGTATTGGGGGATGCAGAGGAGCAAATAAGCCAGACTGGAAGTCTCCATAACCTGCTGCCActggcctcagctcctgcttattttcaggttttctggattttttttaaacttttgtattGATCCTTTGTGAGTTTTATATCACCCACTCAGGTCATGCTCATCTTCCAATCTGCTTCATATCTGCCCTTCATTCTTGCAACTTTCCTCCCCTAAATAAAGCACACAAGCAAACAGACAtcaatagcaaaaacaaacaaaaaacaaacaaacaaaaaaacaactcaaagcaTAGCAAACATCTCAGCgtggaagctatagtgtgtcccacagtttatccttctgtccacacatctacacttgcaaatgttcattgcagtgagtcattacTCTGGTtccagatctctggcttctgtgacactgaTAAGGATGCAATATTGATGATGTTACAGAAGCCTGAGCTTTCTCCTTGGGCCCTGTCACCCTAGTCTTGtgccagtcacaaaagaagaaaaggaccaggattaggaggtgtggaatATTAGTGTTCTGGCAATATCTGGGAACATCAGTTACTGCCCAGAGAGATCCTATCAGTTGATTGGGTCCTCATGACACTTCCATATCACGTGGTCATCCGAATTTGGAAGCAGGAAAGGCTGGATATGGAATTTGCTCCATAGTGTCAGTGTCCTCTGGAAAGCCTTCAGCCAGGAGGGTCAAAGCCCACAACAAAGTCCTTCCTGGCATACTTatatctagttttgttttgttttgtttggtgtgtcTTCTTATAAACTGGGGGATGGTGTTGGGAAGAAGTAGGTGTTTAACATGGCATTTAACCATTTCTTCCTCAGATCATTCTGCAGTCCATGCATAAGTACAACCCCCGTGTGCACGTGGTGGAGCAGGATAGCAGAATTGACCTGTCCCTGATTGAGTCCTTTCCTACAGAAGGAGTTAAAACATTCTCCTTTAAAGAAACTGAATTCACTACTGTGACAGCTTACCAAAACCAGCAGGTAAAGCTGTCTAAACTCCAGTAAGTGGGAATGGCCCCACTGGTATATTGGGATAGAAGCTAAAATGGAttacattttaaacaatgaagaataatatcatggttttattttattttccagttaTAATTGATAGAATGTTATGTGGTTCTTGTGGTAAACAGGAAATCAGGGCAAAAGGGAACAGTAGACAAaggaaaaattgttttaattctGATTTATCTATGTGCTCACATTTATTTAAAGTACACCATTATAGTGGCAGCATTGTTGCTAAGAACATaggctgcattttttttcctctttgtctttcttttgaaTTCATAGATTACCAAACTGAAAATAGACAGGAATCCTTTTGCCAAAGGATTTAGAGATCCTGGGAGAAATAGGTAAGTAACATAGCAATTAAATTTAATACTTATGTAGCCCCTTTAATAACTACTAAAAATAATACGTAAATAGAATTGCAGTCAGACAGAGTATTTATGTAGCTCTTGTATGAGTATTAAATATAGGATACTTGTGAATCAGAGACTCAGAAGCTTACACTTTGACAGGTTTGGATCCCAAACCATGCCTCATTCTACTATCCTTCTTACCCAGTGTTAAGATGCTGtgtagtgggctggagagatggctcagccgttaaaggctaggctcacaaccaaaaatataagatgcTGTGTAGTATAGACTTGTGGAGCTTACAGAAATGTACTCAAACCCTAGCTACTAGTGTAGACTTTACAGGCATTTATGAGACCCTAACTAATATTTCAGATGATCATTCATAAAGTATGAAAAGTTTATATGTACTATTATATTCACAAAATGTTTTCTGGaattactaaaaaataaatatcccTTTTTTAGGGGTGTCTTGGATGGATTTTTAGAGACCTACCCATGGATGCCTTCTTTCACTATGGACTTTAAAACTTTTGTCGCAGACACACAAAGTAAGAAAaccttttaacttttgttttatttttatatactgtagTAACAAAAAGCATAAATCTTATACCAAATTCTACTCAAGGGGTTAACTATATgccagaaaaaaatgtgttttcacaAGCAATGTGTATTTATTATGTGGGAAAGTAAGAAGCAAAGACAAACACAAACTGAAATTTAAGGGAGATAGTAAAGTTTTGTTGCAGGTAGATACATTGGTCATCTCACTTACTGAATTATCTTACAGATTTATCATAATATCATACATTATACATGGATTCCACAGTATCTCATTCCTTTATATGAACAATCTAGgttatttctatgtatatgttgctcttattttcaaattcttcaaAAATTCATTAAACATATGATACATAGTAACAACATATTGTGAAATTTATAGCATGTAAGGAAAAATGTATGATAAGCAGGGTAGAGGAGCTAGGAAGAAATAAATGCAAGTATAATGCTACAAATTCACATACAGGATGTGGCACACTACTACTTGGAGGAAAACTGAAAGTAAAAGATGAATActacaaacagaaaataacaattaagaaattattattaataacccAAGAAATGACTCTCAACCTGCAAAACAGAAAATGGCTAAATCTAACATGAATGTGGTTCAATTTGtctacttttaactttttaaatacttttt
This window of the Mus pahari chromosome X, PAHARI_EIJ_v1.1, whole genome shotgun sequence genome carries:
- the Tbx22 gene encoding T-box transcription factor TBX22 isoform X1; its protein translation is MMDTEIPTAASSLPGMALSSRAHAFSVEALMGRPSKRKAQDPREEMQPELQEEQFVEEGEEILRSPSGDSQQPEKRLKEESSKTVFSHSEESNSQKSLQEESVIQVELQGSDLWKRFHDIGTEMIITKAGRRMFPSVRIKVKGMDPVKQYYVILDVVPVDSKRYRYVYHSSQWMVAGNTDHSCITPRFYVHPDSPCSGENWMRQIISFDRVKLTNNEMDDKGHIILQSMHKYNPRVHVVEQDSRIDLSLIESFPTEGVKTFSFKETEFTTVTAYQNQQITKLKIDRNPFAKGFRDPGRNRGVLDGFLETYPWMPSFTMDFKTFVADTQSGSSGSSPVTSSGGAPSPLNSLLSPSCSPPTVYIPPSSFGMTYPDAYLHSVHVPFCYRICPTNYWRPQSFVLPTPERLPSFIIPQTLPPLMMEVPVVSSRGIINPNSGLHEDCNGQCLQASHSANQMLYGLQNPGNILDPNPIAQEAISYPFHPPNGCYRYNISMPPRLENVANHLSENGTSQISFTEGSCDHSRWYPAINHYL
- the Tbx22 gene encoding T-box transcription factor TBX22 isoform X2 produces the protein MALSSRAHAFSVEALMGRPSKRKAQDPREEMQPELQEEQFVEEGEEILRSPSGDSQQPEKRLKEESSKTVFSHSEESNSQKSLQEESVIQVELQGSDLWKRFHDIGTEMIITKAGRRMFPSVRIKVKGMDPVKQYYVILDVVPVDSKRYRYVYHSSQWMVAGNTDHSCITPRFYVHPDSPCSGENWMRQIISFDRVKLTNNEMDDKGHIILQSMHKYNPRVHVVEQDSRIDLSLIESFPTEGVKTFSFKETEFTTVTAYQNQQITKLKIDRNPFAKGFRDPGRNRGVLDGFLETYPWMPSFTMDFKTFVADTQSGSSGSSPVTSSGGAPSPLNSLLSPSCSPPTVYIPPSSFGMTYPDAYLHSVHVPFCYRICPTNYWRPQSFVLPTPERLPSFIIPQTLPPLMMEVPVVSSRGIINPNSGLHEDCNGQCLQASHSANQMLYGLQNPGNILDPNPIAQEAISYPFHPPNGCYRYNISMPPRLENVANHLSENGTSQISFTEGSCDHSRWYPAINHYL